A DNA window from Naumovozyma dairenensis CBS 421 chromosome 7, complete genome contains the following coding sequences:
- the INA22 gene encoding Ina22p (similar to Saccharomyces cerevisiae YIR024C; ancestral locus Anc_2.652), with product MLRQLLGRRLPVVVTRGTTQSSRLYSQTAALPSAHTQPNLKKKKVKYDRSVLKPILLILAFGSLLSAVSDKEREYNELERRYQLKIKILEELIERVESGDTDFRIDEELKHVNRLFLNSNKSVFLNDVKRLREEEKAAPGKGFVNTVVNEKEETLDDVLKSIMDEINDATVEGGDKSNYLSREHEVNTNEEIIKNKYRLEKLKEKEKKILEYIPETKTHIMTENVGDFTDAAKDNDIPKFL from the coding sequence ATGCTAAGACAATTATTAGGAAGAAGACTGCCCGTGGTAGTTACTAGAGGAACAACACAGAGCTCAAGATTATATTCCCAAACAGCGGCTTTACCTAGTGCACATACGCAACCTAATctaaaaaagaagaaggtaaAATATGACCGCTCCGTTTTGAAACCTATCTTATTAATACTAGCCTTTGGATCTCTGTTAAGCGCTGTGTCTGataaagaaagagaatATAACGAATTAGAGAGGAGgtatcaattgaaaataaagatcTTAGAAGAATTGATAGAGAGAGTAGAAAGTGGTGATACTGACTTCCGGatagatgaagaattgaaacatGTTAATAGATTGTTTCTCAATAGTAATAAGTCGGTGTTTTTAAATGACGTGAAAAGATTACGAGAGGAGGAGAAAGCTGCCCCAGGAAAGGGCTTTGTTAATACAGTCGTAAATGAGAAGGAAGAAACTCTTGATGATGTATTGAAAAGTATAATggatgaaattaatgatgCGACAGTAGAAGGCGGTGATAAAAGTAACTACCTTTCAAGGGAGCATGAAGTGAATactaatgaagaaataatcaaaaataaatacagGTTAGAAAAGCTCAAGGAAAAGGAGAAAAAGatattggaatatattCCAGAAACGAAAACACATATAATGACAGAAAACGTTGGTGATTTCACAGATGCTGCcaaagataatgatattcctaaatttttgtaa